One region of Streptomyces capillispiralis genomic DNA includes:
- a CDS encoding TIGR03767 family metallophosphoesterase translates to MSRTRSVAGSTGLHRRSLLAATGAVALSAGAGYALRPGDAGTAAAASGAGAEEAVLASSRKAPPVPLAPYTRGTTVAGAAAPRGGTGYRRLADGPGWGRVVRGELAAARSGRAGRRTALAAFVQLTDLHLIDTQHPLRLEYLRSADVHAWRPQETLTVQGAVALVERVNALRGAPVTGSPLHFAMTTGDNTDNNARSELEWFLTVMSGGRVTPNTGDPRHYEGVQNSGLRQYWHPDAAVRDADKRLGFPHLDGFLAAAVREVNSPGLNLPWYSTVGNHDSMPLGCYASHGDTRLTELAVGGRKLMDVPAAEAHRLQQAIKKAKDPRGVRYGDFLRTHARAMRSVTPDERRAPFTPAEYLRAHLDPAHRGVGPVGHGYSAANLDAGTQYYAFRIADDVIGVSLDTTDPGGHYNGSLGTAQLRWLERTLRDNRDSWAVVFSHHTSTSMNNTHRDPARPDERRHTGAEVVDLLGRHGNVVAWVNGHIHRNSVTPHTGSGGSFWEISTASHVDFPQLARVIELADNGDGTLSLFTTLIESAAPARTDFTDLSQTGLAALYRELSLNAPGARTDRAGAPEDRNTELLLRKR, encoded by the coding sequence ATGTCGCGCACACGCTCAGTCGCCGGCTCCACTGGACTCCACCGCCGTTCCCTCCTCGCCGCCACCGGAGCGGTCGCCCTGTCCGCCGGCGCCGGCTACGCCCTGCGGCCCGGCGACGCCGGCACCGCGGCCGCCGCCTCCGGTGCCGGCGCCGAGGAGGCCGTGCTCGCCTCCTCCCGGAAGGCACCGCCCGTCCCGCTCGCCCCGTACACGCGCGGCACCACCGTCGCCGGTGCGGCGGCCCCGCGCGGCGGCACGGGCTACCGGCGCCTCGCCGACGGTCCCGGCTGGGGCCGGGTGGTGCGCGGCGAACTGGCCGCCGCCCGCTCCGGCCGGGCCGGCCGCCGCACCGCGCTCGCCGCGTTCGTGCAGCTCACCGACCTGCACCTCATCGACACCCAGCACCCGCTGCGCCTGGAGTACCTGCGCTCGGCCGACGTGCACGCCTGGCGTCCGCAGGAAACCCTGACCGTGCAGGGCGCCGTCGCCCTCGTGGAGCGGGTCAACGCGCTGCGCGGCGCCCCCGTCACCGGCTCCCCGCTGCACTTCGCGATGACCACCGGCGACAACACCGACAACAACGCCCGCTCCGAACTGGAGTGGTTCCTGACGGTGATGAGCGGCGGCCGCGTCACACCCAACACCGGGGACCCGCGCCACTACGAGGGCGTCCAGAACAGCGGCCTGCGCCAGTACTGGCACCCGGACGCCGCCGTCCGCGACGCCGACAAGCGGCTCGGCTTCCCGCACCTCGACGGCTTCCTCGCGGCCGCCGTCCGCGAGGTGAACAGCCCCGGCCTCAACCTGCCCTGGTACTCCACCGTCGGCAACCACGACTCCATGCCGCTCGGCTGCTACGCCTCCCACGGCGACACGCGCCTGACCGAACTCGCGGTCGGCGGGCGGAAACTGATGGACGTCCCGGCGGCCGAGGCGCACAGGCTCCAGCAGGCCATCAAGAAGGCCAAGGACCCCCGGGGCGTGCGGTACGGCGACTTCCTGCGGACCCACGCCCGCGCCATGCGCTCCGTCACCCCGGACGAGCGGCGCGCCCCCTTCACCCCCGCCGAGTACCTGCGGGCCCACCTGGACCCGGCCCACCGCGGTGTCGGCCCGGTCGGCCACGGCTACTCCGCCGCCAACCTCGACGCGGGCACCCAGTACTACGCCTTCCGCATCGCCGACGACGTCATCGGCGTCAGCCTCGACACCACCGACCCGGGCGGCCACTACAACGGCTCCCTCGGCACGGCCCAACTGCGCTGGCTGGAGCGGACCCTGCGGGACAACCGGGACTCCTGGGCCGTCGTCTTCAGCCATCACACCAGCACGTCGATGAACAACACGCACCGCGACCCGGCGCGGCCCGACGAACGCCGCCACACCGGTGCGGAGGTCGTCGACCTCCTCGGCCGGCACGGCAACGTGGTCGCCTGGGTCAACGGCCACATCCACCGCAACTCCGTCACCCCGCACACCGGATCCGGCGGCTCCTTCTGGGAGATATCCACCGCCTCCCACGTCGACTTCCCCCAACTCGCCCGGGTCATCGAGCTGGCGGACAACGGGGACGGCACCCTCTCGCTCTTCACCACCCTCATCGAGTCCGCCGCCCCGGCCCGCACGGACTTCACCGACCTCTCCCAGACCGGCCTCGCCGCCCTGTACCGCGAACTGTCCCTCAACGCCCCGGGAGCCCGCACCGACCGGGCCGGCGCCCCGGAGGACCGCAACACCGAACTGCTGCTCAGGAAGCGCTGA
- a CDS encoding pyridoxamine 5'-phosphate oxidase family protein: METTPAVYHAGSRAVQERVGVRESADHVGRSVGRHIKPVAAAFLGLQPLLVLGAAAPDTGRVWASPLTGTPGFVRATGPRQLSVTGGLRPADPLTSALATDGTRVGTLALDPRTRRRMRLNGRLRPTPRGFAVEADQVFANCPKYLQRRETYETVAGRRPGTTRRGHRLTDEQRAFVEAADTLFIATVHPGGADAGHRGGHPGFVRTTSATGLSWRDYPGNAMFLTLGNLVTDPRAGLLLLDWTTGRSLQLTGEARTEFTADGERRVHFTVTEAEDTPDAVPLRWSAPAYSPANPHPPG; encoded by the coding sequence GTGGAGACGACCCCGGCCGTGTACCACGCGGGCTCGCGCGCCGTTCAGGAGCGCGTGGGCGTGCGGGAGAGCGCCGACCACGTCGGCCGGTCCGTCGGGCGGCACATCAAACCGGTGGCCGCCGCCTTCCTCGGACTCCAGCCGCTGCTGGTGCTCGGCGCCGCAGCCCCGGACACCGGCAGGGTGTGGGCCTCCCCGCTCACCGGCACCCCCGGCTTCGTCCGCGCCACCGGGCCGCGGCAGCTGTCGGTCACCGGCGGGCTCCGCCCGGCCGACCCGCTCACCTCCGCCCTCGCCACCGACGGCACCCGCGTCGGCACCCTCGCCCTGGACCCGCGCACCCGCCGCCGCATGCGCCTGAACGGCCGGCTCCGCCCCACCCCCCGGGGCTTCGCCGTCGAGGCCGACCAGGTGTTCGCCAACTGCCCCAAGTACCTGCAGAGACGGGAGACCTACGAGACGGTCGCCGGCCGCCGCCCGGGCACCACCCGGCGCGGCCACCGCCTCACGGACGAACAGCGGGCGTTCGTGGAGGCGGCCGACACCCTGTTCATCGCCACCGTGCACCCGGGCGGCGCCGACGCCGGCCACCGCGGCGGCCACCCCGGCTTCGTCCGCACCACCTCCGCCACCGGGCTGAGCTGGCGCGACTACCCGGGCAACGCCATGTTCCTCACCCTCGGCAACCTGGTCACCGACCCCCGGGCGGGCCTGCTCCTGCTCGACTGGACGACGGGACGGTCCCTCCAGCTCACCGGCGAGGCCCGCACCGAGTTCACCGCCGACGGGGAGCGCCGGGTCCACTTCACCGTGACGGAGGCGGAGGACACCCCGGACGCCGTACCGCTGCGCTGGTCCGCCCCCGCCTACTCACCCGCCAATCCACACCCCCCGGGATGA
- the pepN gene encoding aminopeptidase N, with amino-acid sequence MPGENLTRDEARERAALLSVDGYEVSLDLRSAVGEHDGGGPRTFRSVTTVRFRCAEPGASSFADLIAPGVTSVALNGRDLDPGQVFDGSRILLEDLAADNELVVDAQCAYSRTGEGMHRFVDPEDGEVYLYTQYEPADARRVFANFEQPDLKAPYRFEVRAPEGWTVWSNGAGELADGVWRFAETKPISTYITCVVAGPYHYVTDSYERTFEDGTRLEIPLGAMCRKGLAPHFDADDVFLVTKQGLDFFHDHFDYPYPFGKYDQAFVPEYNLGAMENPGMVTFREEFIFRGKVTRASYEGRANVILHEMAHMWFGDLVTMEWWDDLWLKESFADFMGAFSLVGATRFTDGWITFANRRKAWAYRADQLPSTHPITADIRDLQDAKLNFDGITYAKGASVLKQLVAYAGQDAFLEGARRYFKRHAYGNTRLGDLLSVLEETSGRDMAAWSRAWLQTAGVNSLTPQVLLDAEGRIDELAVVQDAAESHPELRPHRVAVGLYRRTGDLTLERYAQAETDVDGARTVVAELAGADAPELVLVNDDDLTYCKTRFDETSLAALRNGLGDITDPLARALCWSALWNMTRDALLPAREFIGLVLKFAGRESDIGVLQMLHAWAESAAVHYTAPERREETGRRLTEGAALQLYGAEAGSEHQLAWARFFARTAGLPADFELLTALLDGTVTLPGLEVDQELRWAFLSPLAAHGVADEKRLDEELARDDTASGKRHHVRCLASRPSAAVKAQCWAQVVESDALSNALVEATIAGFAQSSQRELLAPYTEKYFAAIDRVWTERSIQIGMDVVRGLFPAFQDSQATLDATDAWLADHAAAAPALRRLVLEARDDLARALRGQRCDAAAG; translated from the coding sequence GTGCCCGGTGAGAATCTGACCCGCGACGAGGCCCGGGAGCGGGCAGCCCTGCTGTCCGTCGACGGGTACGAGGTGTCCCTCGACCTGCGTTCGGCGGTCGGCGAGCACGACGGCGGGGGGCCGCGCACCTTCCGTTCCGTCACCACCGTACGGTTCCGCTGCGCCGAGCCGGGGGCGAGCAGTTTCGCGGACCTGATCGCGCCGGGCGTGACCAGTGTGGCGCTCAACGGGCGGGACCTCGACCCCGGCCAGGTCTTCGACGGCTCGCGGATCCTGCTGGAGGACCTGGCCGCCGACAACGAGCTGGTCGTCGACGCGCAGTGCGCCTACTCCCGCACCGGCGAGGGCATGCACCGCTTCGTCGACCCCGAGGACGGCGAGGTCTACCTCTACACGCAGTACGAGCCGGCCGACGCCCGGCGGGTCTTCGCGAACTTCGAGCAGCCCGACCTCAAGGCGCCCTACCGCTTCGAGGTGCGCGCGCCCGAGGGCTGGACGGTGTGGAGCAACGGGGCCGGTGAACTCGCCGACGGCGTGTGGCGGTTCGCGGAGACCAAGCCGATCTCGACGTACATCACCTGTGTGGTCGCGGGCCCGTACCACTACGTGACCGACTCCTACGAGCGGACCTTCGAGGACGGCACCCGGCTGGAGATCCCGCTCGGCGCGATGTGCCGCAAGGGCCTCGCCCCGCACTTCGACGCCGACGACGTCTTCCTGGTGACCAAGCAGGGCCTGGACTTCTTCCACGACCACTTCGACTACCCGTACCCGTTCGGCAAGTACGACCAGGCCTTCGTGCCCGAGTACAACCTCGGCGCGATGGAGAACCCGGGGATGGTCACCTTCCGGGAGGAGTTCATCTTCCGCGGCAAGGTCACGCGCGCGTCCTACGAGGGCCGGGCCAACGTCATCCTGCACGAGATGGCGCACATGTGGTTCGGCGACCTGGTCACCATGGAGTGGTGGGACGACCTGTGGCTGAAGGAGTCCTTCGCGGACTTCATGGGCGCGTTCTCGCTGGTCGGCGCGACCCGCTTCACCGACGGCTGGATCACCTTCGCCAACCGCCGCAAGGCGTGGGCCTACCGCGCGGACCAGCTGCCGTCCACCCACCCGATCACCGCCGACATCCGCGACCTCCAGGACGCCAAGCTCAACTTCGACGGCATCACCTACGCCAAGGGCGCCTCGGTGCTCAAGCAGCTGGTGGCGTACGCCGGCCAGGACGCGTTCCTGGAGGGCGCCCGCCGCTACTTCAAGCGGCACGCGTACGGCAACACGCGACTGGGCGACCTGCTGTCGGTACTGGAGGAGACCAGCGGCCGGGACATGGCCGCCTGGTCCCGGGCGTGGTTGCAGACGGCCGGCGTCAACTCCCTCACTCCGCAGGTGCTGCTGGACGCCGAGGGCAGGATCGACGAGCTGGCGGTCGTGCAGGACGCCGCCGAGTCGCACCCCGAACTGCGCCCGCACCGAGTCGCGGTGGGCCTGTACCGGCGCACCGGCGACCTCACCCTGGAGCGGTACGCGCAGGCGGAGACGGACGTCGACGGGGCGCGGACGGTCGTGGCGGAGCTGGCGGGCGCGGACGCGCCGGAGCTGGTGCTGGTCAACGACGACGACCTCACCTACTGCAAGACCCGCTTCGACGAGACCTCGCTGGCGGCGCTGAGGAACGGGCTGGGCGACATCACCGACCCGCTGGCGCGCGCCCTGTGCTGGTCGGCGCTGTGGAACATGACCCGGGACGCGCTGCTGCCGGCGCGGGAGTTCATCGGCCTGGTGCTGAAGTTCGCCGGCCGGGAGTCCGACATCGGCGTGCTGCAGATGCTGCACGCGTGGGCGGAGTCGGCCGCGGTGCACTACACCGCGCCCGAGCGGCGTGAGGAGACCGGCCGCCGGCTCACCGAGGGCGCCGCGCTCCAGCTGTACGGCGCCGAGGCGGGCAGCGAGCACCAGCTGGCCTGGGCGCGCTTCTTCGCCCGCACGGCCGGCCTGCCGGCCGACTTCGAGCTGCTGACCGCGCTGCTGGACGGCACGGTGACGCTGCCGGGGCTGGAGGTGGACCAGGAGCTGCGCTGGGCGTTCCTGAGCCCGCTGGCCGCGCACGGGGTGGCGGACGAGAAGAGGCTGGACGAGGAGCTGGCCCGGGACGACACCGCGTCCGGCAAGCGGCACCACGTGCGCTGTCTGGCCTCCCGCCCGTCGGCGGCGGTGAAGGCGCAGTGCTGGGCGCAGGTCGTGGAGTCGGACGCGCTGTCCAACGCGCTGGTGGAGGCGACGATCGCGGGCTTCGCGCAGTCGTCCCAGCGGGAGCTGCTGGCGCCGTACACGGAGAAGTACTTCGCGGCGATCGACCGGGTGTGGACCGAGCGGTCCATCCAGATCGGCATGGACGTGGTGCGCGGGCTGTTCCCCGCGTTCCAGGACTCGCAGGCGACGCTGGACGCGACGGACGCCTGGCTCGCGGACCACGCGGCCGCGGCCCCGGCGCTGCGCCGGCTGGTCCTGGAGGCCCGTGACGACCTGGCCCGGGCGCTGCGCGGCCAGCGCTGCGACGCGGCGGCCGGCTGA
- a CDS encoding S8 family serine peptidase, protein MTHLPQRDPISGARRVARIAVAAGLVAALSAAGPIPAAFAADAPPADADVKSAPDKLGSDDAELLAEAKADGAKNVTMMIATAPGKTEQVAEQLDAVKGGSVGRTHDGLGYVRATVPTGKADAAIAAATKLSSVHGVDLREEIPLDDPTPAADTTRQAGAQGSTSYPAPGKRTPAENPYNPSFETGAVEFVEDHPKADGRGITIGILDSGVDLGHPALQKTTTGERKIVDWVTATDPIVDGDRTWRPMVSAVSGPSFTFNGRTWTAPAGSYQISTFLESYTTGGDAGGDANRDGDTTDSWGVLYDAAAGTVRVDLNNNQDFADDTPMKPYKDGFQIGYFGTDDPATDVAERQPFVVEIRKDVPMDPYGGDWVGKTADFVNIGVIEGSHGSHVAGITAANGLFGGRMNGAAPGAKIVSSRACTWSGGCTNVALTEGMIDLVTTRGVDIVNMSIGGLPALNDGNNARAELYTRLIDTYGVQLVISAGNSGPGANTIGDPSLADKVISVGASASKETWAANYGSVVEKDYAMMPFSSRGPREDGGFTPTLVAPGAAINTIQTWLPGAPVAEAGYSLPAGYGMLQGTSMASPQAAGASALLLSAAKQKGIALTPAKLRTALTSTAEHISGVQAYEEGAGLIDIEDAWDAIRDGATAHTYTVKAPVDTAIDQFLKTPGSGTGLYDREGGLKAGQKKTYDVTITRTSGPDRAVRHELDFENNAGRTFRVLGDDDIALPLNKPVTVKVQAAPGSAGLKSAILEVDDPRTEGVDQQILTTVVVSAPLKYTFSASGTAQRNDSTSYFVTVPEGAKTLEVAMSGLKDKSQTRFIAIHPYGVPADPTSTVNCYPNYTNPANTCRPDVRSYANPQPGVWEIEVESRRTSPLLDNPYKLDVAVLGAAFAPETVTVPEAKVGTPAAASWKVTNEAAALDGKLVGGPLGSSKTTRPSIATGDTHTTTVEVPAGAASLDVAIGNVSDAAADLDLAVYDQDGNAVGSSADGDSEESVSIASPAAGTYTIEVVGYAVPAGTTEYDYRDVFFAASLGSVTVDGATAVKLGTGDSATVSGDVTVAAAAPEGRAFFGRVQLVNARGTVAGVGNVAIEKVVP, encoded by the coding sequence ATGACCCACCTCCCCCAGCGCGACCCGATATCGGGCGCGAGACGCGTGGCCCGCATAGCCGTGGCCGCCGGTCTCGTCGCCGCGCTCTCCGCGGCCGGGCCGATACCCGCGGCCTTCGCGGCCGACGCGCCGCCCGCCGACGCCGACGTCAAGTCCGCCCCCGACAAGCTCGGTTCGGACGACGCGGAGCTGCTCGCCGAGGCCAAGGCCGACGGCGCCAAGAACGTCACGATGATGATCGCCACCGCTCCCGGCAAGACCGAGCAGGTCGCCGAACAGCTGGACGCGGTCAAGGGCGGTTCGGTCGGCCGGACCCACGACGGGCTCGGTTACGTCCGCGCCACCGTCCCCACCGGCAAGGCCGACGCGGCGATCGCCGCCGCCACCAAGCTCTCCTCCGTGCACGGCGTCGACCTGCGCGAGGAGATCCCGCTGGACGACCCGACGCCGGCCGCCGACACCACCCGGCAGGCGGGCGCCCAGGGCAGCACCTCCTACCCGGCGCCCGGGAAGCGGACCCCCGCCGAGAACCCGTACAACCCGTCCTTCGAGACCGGTGCCGTCGAGTTCGTCGAGGACCACCCGAAGGCGGACGGCCGCGGCATCACCATCGGCATCCTCGACTCGGGCGTGGACCTCGGCCACCCTGCGCTGCAGAAGACCACCACCGGCGAGCGCAAGATCGTCGACTGGGTGACGGCCACCGACCCGATCGTCGACGGCGACCGGACCTGGCGTCCGATGGTCTCCGCCGTCTCCGGGCCGTCCTTCACCTTCAACGGCAGGACCTGGACGGCCCCCGCGGGCTCGTACCAGATCAGCACCTTCCTGGAGTCCTACACCACCGGCGGCGACGCGGGCGGCGACGCCAACCGCGACGGCGACACCACCGACTCCTGGGGCGTCCTCTACGACGCCGCGGCCGGCACGGTCCGCGTCGACCTGAACAACAACCAGGACTTCGCCGACGACACCCCGATGAAGCCGTACAAGGACGGTTTCCAGATCGGGTACTTCGGCACCGACGACCCGGCCACCGACGTCGCCGAGCGCCAGCCGTTCGTCGTGGAGATCCGCAAGGACGTCCCGATGGACCCGTACGGCGGCGACTGGGTCGGCAAGACCGCCGACTTCGTCAACATCGGTGTCATCGAGGGCTCGCACGGCTCGCACGTCGCCGGCATCACCGCCGCCAACGGCCTGTTCGGCGGGCGGATGAACGGCGCGGCCCCCGGCGCGAAGATCGTCTCCTCGCGCGCCTGCACCTGGTCCGGCGGCTGCACCAACGTCGCGCTCACCGAGGGCATGATCGACCTCGTCACCACCCGTGGCGTCGACATCGTCAACATGTCGATCGGCGGCCTGCCGGCGCTGAACGACGGCAACAACGCCCGCGCCGAGCTCTACACGCGCCTCATCGACACCTACGGCGTCCAGCTGGTGATCTCCGCGGGCAACTCCGGCCCCGGCGCCAACACCATCGGCGACCCGTCGCTGGCCGACAAGGTCATCTCCGTCGGCGCCTCCGCCTCCAAGGAGACCTGGGCCGCCAACTACGGCTCCGTGGTGGAGAAGGACTACGCCATGATGCCGTTCTCCTCGCGCGGTCCGCGTGAGGACGGCGGCTTCACGCCGACCCTGGTCGCGCCCGGCGCGGCGATCAACACCATCCAGACCTGGCTGCCGGGCGCCCCGGTCGCCGAGGCGGGCTACTCGCTGCCGGCCGGGTACGGCATGCTCCAGGGCACCTCGATGGCCTCCCCGCAGGCCGCGGGCGCCTCCGCGCTGCTGCTGTCCGCCGCGAAGCAGAAGGGCATCGCCCTCACGCCCGCGAAGCTGCGCACCGCCCTCACCTCCACCGCCGAGCACATCAGCGGTGTGCAGGCCTACGAGGAGGGCGCCGGCCTCATCGACATCGAGGATGCCTGGGACGCGATCCGCGACGGCGCCACCGCGCACACCTACACGGTGAAGGCGCCGGTCGACACCGCGATCGACCAGTTCCTGAAGACGCCCGGCTCCGGCACCGGTCTCTACGACCGCGAGGGCGGCCTGAAGGCCGGTCAGAAGAAGACGTACGACGTCACCATCACCCGTACGTCCGGTCCGGACCGCGCGGTCCGCCACGAGCTGGACTTCGAGAACAACGCGGGCCGCACCTTCCGCGTCCTCGGCGACGACGACATCGCGCTGCCGCTGAACAAGCCGGTCACCGTGAAGGTCCAGGCCGCGCCCGGCTCGGCCGGCCTCAAGAGCGCGATCCTCGAGGTCGACGACCCGCGCACCGAGGGCGTCGACCAGCAGATCCTGACCACCGTGGTCGTCTCCGCGCCGCTGAAGTACACCTTCTCGGCCTCCGGCACCGCCCAGCGCAACGACTCCACCTCCTACTTCGTCACCGTGCCCGAGGGCGCGAAGACGCTGGAGGTCGCGATGAGCGGGCTGAAGGACAAGAGCCAGACCCGGTTCATCGCCATCCACCCGTACGGCGTCCCGGCCGACCCGACGTCGACGGTCAACTGCTACCCGAACTACACCAACCCGGCCAACACCTGCCGCCCCGACGTGCGGAGTTACGCGAACCCGCAGCCGGGCGTCTGGGAGATCGAGGTCGAGTCGCGCCGCACCTCCCCGCTGCTCGACAACCCGTACAAGCTGGACGTCGCCGTCCTCGGGGCGGCCTTCGCCCCGGAGACCGTGACCGTGCCCGAGGCGAAGGTCGGCACGCCGGCCGCCGCCTCGTGGAAGGTGACGAACGAGGCGGCCGCCCTGGACGGCAAGCTGGTCGGCGGCCCGCTCGGCTCGTCCAAGACCACCCGGCCGTCCATCGCGACGGGTGACACGCACACCACGACCGTCGAGGTGCCCGCGGGCGCCGCGTCGCTCGACGTGGCCATCGGCAACGTCTCGGACGCCGCCGCCGACCTGGACCTCGCGGTCTACGACCAGGACGGCAACGCGGTCGGCTCCTCCGCCGACGGCGACTCCGAGGAGTCCGTCTCCATCGCCTCCCCGGCCGCCGGCACGTACACCATCGAGGTCGTCGGCTACGCCGTCCCGGCCGGCACCACGGAGTACGACTACCGGGACGTGTTCTTCGCCGCCTCGCTCGGCTCCGTCACCGTCGACGGCGCCACCGCGGTGAAGCTCGGCACGGGCGACTCGGCCACCGTCTCCGGCGACGTCACCGTCGCGGCGGCGGCTCCCGAGGGCCGTGCGTTCTTCGGCCGCGTCCAGCTGGTCAACGCGCGCGGCACGGTCGCGGGCGTCGGCAACGTGGCGATCGAGAAGGTCGTCCCGTAA
- a CDS encoding CGNR zinc finger domain-containing protein, with product MSDRDRVDPRPLTGEPLALDLLNTRWVSEGAPRDLLTGTDGLAVWLAANGLDGEFAADAATLRHVLRARDALKDAVDGAPGEGTGAVDSVLAHGRIRATLTADGPGERPEFDDASWGPAWLAARDYLRLLTVAPDRIRGCAHEACVLHFFDTSRNGTRRWCSMAACGNRAKASRHYARTKDA from the coding sequence ATGTCCGACCGGGACCGCGTGGACCCGCGGCCGCTCACCGGCGAGCCGCTCGCGCTCGACCTGCTCAACACCCGCTGGGTGAGCGAGGGAGCCCCGCGGGACCTGCTCACCGGCACCGACGGGCTCGCGGTGTGGCTGGCCGCCAACGGGCTGGACGGGGAGTTCGCCGCCGACGCGGCGACGCTGCGCCACGTACTGCGGGCACGGGACGCCCTGAAGGACGCGGTCGACGGGGCACCCGGCGAGGGCACGGGGGCGGTGGACTCCGTGCTCGCGCACGGGCGGATCCGGGCCACGCTCACCGCGGACGGGCCGGGCGAGCGGCCCGAGTTCGACGACGCCTCCTGGGGGCCGGCCTGGCTCGCCGCCCGCGACTACCTGCGGCTGCTGACCGTCGCGCCGGACCGGATCCGGGGCTGCGCCCACGAGGCGTGCGTCCTGCACTTCTTCGACACCTCGCGCAACGGCACCCGCCGCTGGTGCTCCATGGCCGCCTGCGGCAACCGCGCCAAGGCGTCCCGGCACTACGCGCGCACGAAGGACGCCTGA
- a CDS encoding DsbA family protein, translating to MSDTSPATPVDFWFDPLCPWAWMTSRWMLEVEKVRDVKVRWHLMSLAVLNEDKLDELPAEYREMLEVQAWGPVRVVIAAQQEHGAEVLGDLYTALGTRIHNQGRGPGKETVAAALKDVGLPESLMEHWDSTPYEAELRASHKEGIDKVGQDVGTPVIAVPGSDGEQLAFFGPVVTPAPKGEEAARLWDGTLAVASVPGFYEIKRTRTKGPDFGNL from the coding sequence ATGTCGGACACGTCCCCCGCCACGCCCGTCGACTTCTGGTTCGACCCGCTCTGTCCCTGGGCCTGGATGACCTCCCGCTGGATGCTGGAGGTGGAGAAGGTGCGGGACGTCAAGGTCCGCTGGCATCTGATGAGCCTCGCCGTCCTCAACGAGGACAAGCTCGACGAGCTCCCCGCGGAGTACCGCGAGATGCTCGAGGTCCAGGCGTGGGGTCCGGTCCGGGTGGTCATCGCGGCGCAGCAGGAGCACGGCGCCGAGGTGCTCGGCGACCTCTACACCGCGCTCGGCACCCGCATCCACAACCAGGGCCGGGGTCCGGGCAAGGAGACGGTCGCCGCCGCGCTGAAGGACGTCGGCCTGCCCGAGTCCCTCATGGAGCACTGGGACTCCACTCCGTACGAGGCCGAGCTGCGCGCCTCCCACAAGGAGGGCATCGACAAGGTCGGCCAGGACGTCGGCACCCCGGTCATCGCGGTCCCCGGCTCCGACGGCGAGCAGCTCGCCTTCTTCGGCCCGGTCGTCACCCCGGCCCCCAAGGGCGAGGAGGCCGCCCGCCTGTGGGACGGCACCCTCGCCGTGGCCTCCGTCCCCGGCTTCTACGAGATCAAGCGCACCCGGACGAAGGGGCCGGACTTCGGCAACCTGTGA
- a CDS encoding VOC family protein encodes MTPRPGHTGLNVTDLDRSLAFYRDVLGFAPIGEGKEEGRRYAFLGDGERLVLTLWQQADEPYDGTRSGLHHLAFEVDSIERVREYESALRAHGTAFAYDGVVAHGEGAASGGIFFRDPDGTRLEISAPSGAQDAPAPHGSAPTCGFF; translated from the coding sequence ATGACCCCGCGCCCCGGCCACACCGGCCTGAACGTCACCGACCTCGACCGCTCGCTCGCCTTCTACCGCGACGTCCTCGGCTTCGCCCCGATCGGTGAGGGCAAGGAGGAGGGCAGGCGGTACGCGTTCCTGGGGGACGGCGAGCGGCTCGTGCTCACCCTCTGGCAGCAGGCGGACGAGCCGTACGACGGCACCCGCTCCGGGCTGCACCACCTCGCCTTCGAGGTGGACTCGATCGAGCGGGTCAGGGAGTACGAGAGCGCCCTGCGCGCCCACGGCACCGCGTTCGCGTACGACGGCGTGGTCGCCCACGGCGAGGGCGCCGCCTCCGGCGGCATCTTCTTCCGCGACCCGGACGGCACCCGGCTGGAGATCTCGGCACCGAGCGGCGCCCAGGACGCCCCCGCGCCGCACGGCTCCGCCCCGACCTGCGGCTTCTTCTAA